Genomic window (Bosea vaviloviae):
AATCGCGTGGCCGCGAGCATTTCGGCTGGTTCGCCGACTTCGCAGGCGCGGATATGGCGGCGTCGAGCGCGCTCACACGGTCGCTGCTCGGTTGGGAGCCGACCGGCTCGGACCTGCTCAGCGATATCGGTCAGCCCGGCTACTATGCCGTTCGATGAGGATTTCACATGGAATCACAAAGTGATCCATCTGAAACCTGAATCCGTCTCTCAACCAAGAGTGAGAGCAGGATCTATGCGAAAACCGGTTCCCACTTTTTCGCATCCTGCTCTAGCGCAGCCAGGACGGGGCGACATAGCCGACGCAGCGCAGCTCTCCGCGCCTAGGGTTCACCACCTCGAAGGCCGGGACGGGGCAGTTGTTCGCGGGCGCCGGCTCCTTGAGTTCGGTGATGCTGCCATTGCCGGGACGAAGCTTGCGGAGCGTCCAGGTCGAGCCCCCTGAATAATATTGCGAGCTGAGTTGCCAACCCTGAGCCATGACCTCTTCGCTGAGCAACGGGACCGACAGCGCGAAGGCACAAGCTCCTCCGGCCAAGGCATTCGCGAGCCGTTTCAAGACCGGACGGGAGGATGCCGGAGCGGCATCTGCGTTCGCTTTCGGGGCGTTCTGTGTCATCGGGGGACATCCAAAATTGCGCTGCCCCCAAAGCTGCAATCATGACGCCGGGGAAAGTGCGCTGGATGTTGCCCCCGGAACCACGCCATCATTCCGAACCACCACCCTGACCCTGGCGAAAGGTCGAAGGGTCGCGGCTTGCCAACTCCGCCATGATTGCCGGCCGGGCTGAGACGGTCGCCCGCAGCACAGCCCGGTGCTTTCCTCAGGGCAAACTATGCGCCCATGGGCGGTCGCCGGCTCCCCGGCTATCGTCCTCGCCCGGCGGAATGGAATGTCGGCACGGCGCTCTCGCCCCGCTCGTGCGACCTACTCCTCAAAGCGGCCCGTGGCGTCGCGATCGCGCTCATATCGCCGCTTGAGCGGAAACGGCGGCAACCAGGCTTCGCGGCGGATGGTCCAGAGCTCGTAAGTCGGCATCAACTGGTCGGGGGCATCCAGCGATCCCAGGTGCACTTCGATTTCGTCGGCGCTGCGTGCGAAAACGGGCGAGCCGCAGCGGGGACAGAAAAACCGCCCGGCGTAGTCGCGTGTTTCGCCATCGATCGTCACCGCATCCTGTGGGAACACCGCGGAAGCGTGGAAAAGAGCCCCGTGATGCTTGCGGCAGTCGAGACAGTGACAGAGGCCGACCCGGTATGGGCGTCCCGACGCCACAATCCGGACATTGCCGCACAGGCAGCCGCCCGTGAACCGGTCCATGCTGCGTCTCCTCCAAAATCGAGCGGTCGGGATGCTAACAACGAACCCCATCGAGCGTCCATGACGGCCGATCACGTAGCGCGCGCGATCGCGGCAGATGATGAGCGACGATAGAGCAACACGATCGCCTGGGCAGAAAGCCGACGGCTCGTCGCTCGGTCAGGCTTTCGATTTCTCGTCCGCATCGCGCTGGTAGACGGCGAAGAAGGCTTTGCCCATCAGCGTGGTCTCGCCGTCGATGCATGTCTGGAGAACGGCCGCGCGGATGCCTTGAATCCGCGCGTCCTCCGGAGCCGCCGCCCCGGCGAATTCGGCAAGCTGAGCCGCAAGCCGCGTCTGGCCTTCCCCGGACAGGGTAGCGGCCCGCTCGGCAAGCTTGTCGGCGCCGCCCGCGAGTCGCGCCAACTCCGCTGCCAGATCGGCAGTCCGCGCCGGCTTCAGATGCGCCGGATCGCCATCGAACCAGCCGGCGTAGAAATGGTAGATGGCCCGAACCAGGAATTCGGGATCGTCATATTTCGGCAGCAGATAGGGCTTGGCCAGATAGCGTGGCGGGACTTTGACCGCGTGCAGCACGTCATCGAGCGTGGCGCCCTGATTGATCAATCGGAGCGTCTCGCTCGTCAGATATTCGAGCGCCTCGGCGCCGTCCCGCAGCACCTGCGCCGCCCGCTCCTTGCCGAAAATCACCGGCCCATGGCCCGGGATCAGGATCTCCGGCTCGAGCTCTTCCATGCGCCGCAACGCGACCGCCCAATCCGCCGCATAACGCTGGACCTTGCGCGGGTTGCCCGCATTCGGAAACACCCAGATCACGAAGTCGCCGCTCGCCAGAACGCGACGCTTCGGCAACCAGACGAAGCTGGCGTCGTCGGTTTCGCCACGCCCGTGGAAGAGCGTGATCTCCTCTCCGCCGATCGTGAGCGACAAGCTGTCGTCATAGACCTCGTCAGGCTGTCGCTGGCCGATCGGGTAGACATAGTCCGGCTTGTTGAATTGCTGGCCCTGAACGAGGCTGTTGAAGCCGTGCGACGCTTCGTATCGCTCCATGCGGCGCCGCACGTTCCGGTGAGCGACGATGCGCGGCCTGGGGCGGCCCCTCGCATCAGCTTCCTCGTCGATGAGCGTGATGCCGCTGGTGTGGTCGATATGGCCATGGGTGTAGATCACGGTGTGAACCGGGCTGTCGTCCCAGCTTCGCACGACGTCCAGCGTCTGGGCTGCGGTATCGGGCTTGGCCGTGTCGATCAGGACGAGCCCGGCATCGGTGCGGATAGCCGTGACGCTGCCGCAGAAATACGTCGTATGGACGGTGATGATGTTCTCCGCGACCTGCGTGATCGCCCCCTTGGACACCGCCGCCGTCCATTCCTCCATCCGGGCGGCGCCGCTCCAGAGCCGCTCGAACAACGCGTCGTGAGCCATCCCGAATTCCCTCTCAACCGAGCTGCACTTTCTTGCTTAGCACTGCCGACAGAGGAGTGAAGCCCGGGCAAGGAGGATGCTGACAGGCCGCGTCAGCTATGGCACGCGGACAGCCCGGGCACCCGCCTTATGCTCGACGACCGCCGGCAAATCCGGCCGTCACCAGAGGCCGGGGACCAATCGCCACTGCACCCGGCGGGCATAATCGTCATAGCCAGGAAGCTCGGCCCGCAACAGCTGGTCTTCCCATGACGTGCGCAGGACGAGCACCGCCGCCGCCAGAGCGGCGGGAACGAGCGCCCAGAGCGAGCCCAGCGCGAGCGCCATGCCGAAAAACAGGAACAGCGCGGCGATATAGCCGGGGTGGCGCACGAAACGGTAGGGACCGCTGTCGATCACGCGCTGATGCCGCTCGGACTGGATCCGGACGCCCGGCTCGAAATACGGGTTCATCGCCTGCGCCCAGCCCGTCACCGCAATGCCCGCCAGCACGGCGACATAGCCCGACAGCACCGCCCAGGCCGGCACAACCGACCAGTGGAACCGCCCGGCATCGAGCGCCGCGACCGGCAGGACCGC
Coding sequences:
- a CDS encoding GFA family protein, which translates into the protein MDRFTGGCLCGNVRIVASGRPYRVGLCHCLDCRKHHGALFHASAVFPQDAVTIDGETRDYAGRFFCPRCGSPVFARSADEIEVHLGSLDAPDQLMPTYELWTIRREAWLPPFPLKRRYERDRDATGRFEE
- a CDS encoding alkyl sulfatase dimerization domain-containing protein; protein product: MAHDALFERLWSGAARMEEWTAAVSKGAITQVAENIITVHTTYFCGSVTAIRTDAGLVLIDTAKPDTAAQTLDVVRSWDDSPVHTVIYTHGHIDHTSGITLIDEEADARGRPRPRIVAHRNVRRRMERYEASHGFNSLVQGQQFNKPDYVYPIGQRQPDEVYDDSLSLTIGGEEITLFHGRGETDDASFVWLPKRRVLASGDFVIWVFPNAGNPRKVQRYAADWAVALRRMEELEPEILIPGHGPVIFGKERAAQVLRDGAEALEYLTSETLRLINQGATLDDVLHAVKVPPRYLAKPYLLPKYDDPEFLVRAIYHFYAGWFDGDPAHLKPARTADLAAELARLAGGADKLAERAATLSGEGQTRLAAQLAEFAGAAAPEDARIQGIRAAVLQTCIDGETTLMGKAFFAVYQRDADEKSKA
- a CDS encoding methyltransferase family protein → MEQTETPREPSAMSRGTAIAYAIGLPLSLLGLIFWPAGTIAWRPGWVFLAVLISGFGASALVLAWVNPIIYRARSRFQAGTKSWDKALLAVILPAMVAVLPVAALDAGRFHWSVVPAWAVLSGYVAVLAGIAVTGWAQAMNPYFEPGVRIQSERHQRVIDSGPYRFVRHPGYIAALFLFFGMALALGSLWALVPAALAAAVLVLRTSWEDQLLRAELPGYDDYARRVQWRLVPGLW